The following DNA comes from Methanosarcina vacuolata Z-761.
GAATTTTCTCTCTATTGCCATTTAGCGCACCTCGGAAAGAATCATCTCAATATTTACAGTGTCTGTGTCTTTGGGAGTGGCCCGTCCTCTGGCTCTCGGCATAAACCCGTGAATTACCCTGCCGCGTTGAATTGCAGCATGGATAATATACATGTTTGCGGGTTCAAGGCCTTTGTATTCGGCATTGCTTTCTGCATTCTTCAAAATCTTGAGGATTTCTTTTGAAGCGTTAACAGGGTACCTGCCTGCAGCCATTGGACCTTTTCGGTGTCCAGTTCCATCGTGGTGTCTTTTGAAGGGAACTGCCTGCTTTAAAGCAACTACATCTTCTAAAAACTTTCTTGCTTCAGCAACTTTCATGCCTTTAATTTTGCAGCAGACTTCACGGGACTTTTTAGGGGAAATATGGAGTTCAGAACCCATAGCCTTAGAGGTTGTCTCAGGGTCTCCTTTAACTGAATAATTAATTCTTGCCATTCCCTCTCACCTCATTTCAGTGGCACGAACTT
Coding sequences within:
- a CDS encoding 50S ribosomal protein L22 — its product is MARINYSVKGDPETTSKAMGSELHISPKKSREVCCKIKGMKVAEARKFLEDVVALKQAVPFKRHHDGTGHRKGPMAAGRYPVNASKEILKILKNAESNAEYKGLEPANMYIIHAAIQRGRVIHGFMPRARGRATPKDTDTVNIEMILSEVR